In one window of Erwinia tasmaniensis Et1/99 DNA:
- the accA gene encoding acetyl-CoA carboxylase carboxyl transferase subunit alpha, with protein MSLNYLDFEQPIAELEAKIDSLKSVGRQDEKLDINLDEEVQRLRDKSVELTRKIFSDLGAWQIAQLARHPLRPYTLDYVRNVFTDFDELAGDRAYADDKAIVGGIARLEDRPVMIIGHQKGRETKEKIRRNFGMPAPEGYRKALRLMEMAERFNMPIITFIDTPGAYPGVGAEERGQSEAIARNLREMSGLKVPVICTVIGEGGSGGALAIGVGDKVNMLQYSTYSVISPEGCASILWKSADKAPLAAEAMGIIAPRLKELKLIDSVIPEPLGGAHRDPLAIGASLKAQLLADLADLDTLTKAELLDRRYQRLMSYGYA; from the coding sequence ATGAGTCTTAATTACCTGGATTTCGAACAGCCAATCGCAGAGCTTGAAGCGAAAATTGATTCGCTTAAGTCGGTTGGCCGTCAGGATGAAAAACTGGATATTAATCTGGATGAAGAAGTTCAGCGTCTGCGCGATAAAAGCGTTGAGCTGACGCGTAAAATCTTCTCCGATTTAGGGGCCTGGCAGATCGCGCAGTTGGCGCGTCATCCGCTGCGCCCGTACACGCTGGACTACGTGCGTAACGTGTTCACCGACTTCGACGAGCTGGCTGGCGACCGCGCCTATGCCGATGATAAAGCTATCGTTGGCGGCATTGCGCGTCTGGAAGATCGTCCGGTAATGATTATCGGGCACCAGAAAGGACGTGAAACCAAAGAGAAGATCCGTCGCAACTTTGGTATGCCGGCGCCGGAAGGCTACCGTAAGGCACTGCGTCTGATGGAGATGGCCGAGCGCTTCAACATGCCGATTATCACCTTCATCGACACGCCGGGTGCTTATCCTGGGGTAGGTGCAGAGGAACGTGGTCAGTCAGAAGCTATCGCACGCAATCTGCGTGAGATGTCCGGACTGAAAGTCCCGGTGATCTGTACCGTTATCGGTGAAGGCGGTTCCGGTGGAGCGCTGGCGATTGGTGTGGGTGACAAGGTCAATATGTTGCAGTACAGCACCTACTCGGTCATTTCACCGGAAGGCTGCGCTTCTATTCTGTGGAAAAGCGCAGATAAAGCGCCGCTGGCGGCTGAAGCGATGGGCATCATCGCCCCGCGTCTGAAGGAGCTGAAGCTGATTGATAGCGTGATCCCGGAGCCATTGGGTGGCGCGCATCGCGATCCGCTGGCGATTGGTGCCTCGCTGAAAGCGCAGCTGTTGGCCGATCTGGCCGATCTCGATACGCTGACCAAAGCAGAACTGTTGGACCGCCGCTATCAGCGTCTGATGAGCTACGGCTACGCCTGA
- the lpxD gene encoding UDP-3-O-(3-hydroxymyristoyl)glucosamine N-acyltransferase, with protein MSSIRLADLAQQLDAELHGDGDIAISGIASMQSAQPGQITFLSNSRYREQLAACQASAVVLTEADLEFFPGAALVVKNPYLTYARMAQLLDSTPQPATDIAPSAVIDATARLGNNISIGANAVIESDVVLGDNVVIGPGCFVGKKTQIGAGSRLWANVSVYHEVQIGRDCLIQSGTVIGADGFGYANDRGNWVKIPQLGTVIIGDRVEIGACTTIDRGALDNTQIGNGVIIDNQCQIAHNVVIGDNTAVAGGVIMAGSLKIGRYCMIGGASVINGHMEICDKVTVTGMGMVMRPITEPGVYSSGIPLQPNKAWRKTAALVMHIDEISKRLKNIERKVT; from the coding sequence ATGTCTTCAATTCGACTGGCTGATTTAGCCCAGCAGTTGGATGCAGAATTGCACGGAGATGGCGATATTGCCATCTCCGGCATTGCTTCTATGCAATCCGCCCAACCCGGTCAGATAACCTTTCTTTCGAACAGCCGCTACCGCGAGCAGCTCGCAGCCTGCCAGGCTTCAGCCGTGGTGCTGACGGAAGCGGATCTGGAATTTTTCCCTGGCGCTGCGCTGGTGGTTAAAAACCCTTATCTCACCTATGCCCGCATGGCGCAGCTGCTGGACAGCACGCCGCAGCCAGCGACAGACATCGCCCCAAGTGCCGTAATTGATGCCACCGCGCGCCTGGGCAACAACATCTCGATTGGCGCTAACGCGGTGATCGAATCCGACGTGGTGCTCGGCGATAACGTGGTTATCGGCCCCGGCTGCTTCGTCGGCAAAAAGACCCAAATCGGTGCTGGCAGCCGTCTTTGGGCTAACGTTTCCGTCTATCATGAAGTACAAATTGGTCGCGATTGCCTGATCCAATCGGGTACGGTGATTGGCGCTGACGGCTTTGGTTACGCCAACGATCGGGGTAATTGGGTGAAAATCCCGCAGCTGGGTACGGTGATTATTGGCGATCGCGTCGAAATTGGTGCCTGTACTACTATCGATCGCGGTGCACTTGATAACACCCAAATCGGTAATGGTGTTATCATAGATAACCAGTGCCAGATTGCACACAATGTGGTGATTGGCGACAATACCGCAGTTGCGGGTGGCGTTATCATGGCTGGAAGCCTCAAAATTGGCCGCTATTGTATGATTGGTGGTGCCAGCGTGATAAACGGTCATATGGAAATTTGTGACAAAGTGACCGTCACCGGGATGGGAATGGTGATGCGGCCGATTACCGAACCAGGAGTTTACTCCTCCGGGATCCCGCTACAGCCCAACAAAGCCTGGCGCAAAACTGCGGCACTGGTGATGCACATTGATGAAATAAGCAAACGCTTAAAAAACATCGAGCGCAAAGTCACTTAA
- the skp gene encoding molecular chaperone Skp: MKKLLCAAGLSLALAVSAGAQAADKIAVVNVSSIFQQLPARATVAKQLENEFKGRATELQGMERDLQTKMQRLQRDASTMKASDRSRMEKDVMTQREAFSTKAQAFEQDNRRRQMEERNKILSRIQDAVQKVADSEGYDVVIDQNAVAYVAKSKDITADVLKQVK; the protein is encoded by the coding sequence GTGAAAAAGTTGTTGTGTGCCGCAGGTCTGAGTCTTGCACTGGCGGTTTCCGCTGGCGCTCAGGCTGCTGATAAAATTGCAGTGGTGAACGTTTCCAGCATTTTCCAACAGTTACCAGCGCGTGCGACCGTCGCGAAACAGCTGGAAAACGAATTCAAGGGCCGTGCTACCGAGCTTCAGGGCATGGAGCGCGATCTGCAAACCAAAATGCAGCGCTTGCAGCGTGACGCCTCAACCATGAAGGCCAGCGATCGCAGCCGCATGGAAAAAGACGTGATGACACAGCGTGAGGCTTTCTCTACCAAAGCTCAGGCCTTTGAGCAGGACAATCGTCGTCGCCAGATGGAAGAGCGTAATAAAATCCTGAGCCGTATTCAGGATGCCGTACAGAAAGTTGCCGACAGCGAAGGCTACGACGTTGTTATCGATCAGAATGCGGTAGCCTACGTTGCTAAATCTAAAGACATCACTGCTGATGTTCTGAAACAGGTTAAATAA
- the fabZ gene encoding 3-hydroxyacyl-ACP dehydratase FabZ — MTTETHTLKIEEIIELLPHRYPFLLVDRVLEFEESKYLRAVKNVSVNEPFFQGHFPGKPIFPGVLILEAMAQATGILAFKSVGKLEPGELYYFAGIDEARFKRPVVPGDQMIMEVTFEKTRRGLTRFKGVATVDGKIVCEATMMCARSREA; from the coding sequence TTGACTACTGAAACTCATACTCTGAAGATTGAAGAGATTATTGAACTTTTACCGCATCGTTACCCGTTTTTACTGGTCGATAGGGTTCTTGAGTTTGAAGAAAGCAAGTATCTGCGTGCGGTTAAAAACGTCTCGGTCAACGAACCGTTTTTCCAGGGACATTTCCCTGGTAAGCCGATTTTCCCAGGCGTGCTGATACTGGAAGCGATGGCCCAGGCCACCGGAATTCTGGCCTTTAAGAGCGTGGGTAAACTGGAGCCGGGCGAGCTGTATTATTTTGCGGGTATCGACGAAGCGCGCTTCAAGCGCCCGGTAGTACCTGGCGATCAGATGATCATGGAAGTCACCTTCGAAAAAACCCGCCGTGGGTTGACGCGCTTTAAGGGCGTGGCGACCGTTGACGGTAAAATTGTCTGCGAAGCGACGATGATGTGTGCCCGCAGCCGGGAGGCTTAA
- the lpxA gene encoding acyl-ACP--UDP-N-acetylglucosamine O-acyltransferase: MIDSTAVIHPTSIVEDGAVIGAGVQIGPFCVIGANVSIGEGTTLKSHIVVNGHTRIGKDNTVYQFASIGEANQDLKYAGEPTRVEIGDRNRIRESVTIHRGTVQSDGVTRVGDDNLLMVNAHVAHDCVVGNHCILANNATLAGHVIVDDYAIIGGMTAVHQFCTIGAHVMVGGCSGVAQDVPPYVIAQGNHATPFGINLIGLQRRGFSKEALHAIRAAYKLLYRSGKTLDEVKPEIADIAQAHPEVQPFYDFFARSTRGLIR; the protein is encoded by the coding sequence GTGATTGATAGTACCGCCGTTATCCACCCCACTTCAATTGTCGAAGACGGTGCAGTCATTGGTGCAGGCGTCCAGATTGGTCCGTTTTGCGTGATTGGCGCGAACGTTTCCATTGGCGAAGGCACGACGCTGAAATCGCACATCGTGGTGAATGGTCACACCCGTATCGGTAAAGACAATACTGTTTACCAGTTTGCTTCGATCGGTGAGGCGAATCAGGATCTGAAATACGCGGGGGAACCCACGCGTGTCGAAATCGGTGACCGTAACCGTATTCGTGAAAGCGTCACCATTCATCGTGGCACGGTACAATCGGACGGGGTAACCCGAGTTGGCGATGACAATCTGCTGATGGTGAATGCACACGTTGCCCATGACTGCGTCGTCGGTAACCACTGCATTTTGGCCAACAACGCGACGCTGGCGGGGCATGTTATCGTTGATGATTATGCGATCATTGGCGGTATGACGGCGGTGCACCAGTTCTGTACTATTGGTGCGCATGTGATGGTTGGCGGCTGTTCTGGCGTTGCGCAGGACGTACCGCCGTACGTCATTGCCCAGGGCAACCACGCCACGCCTTTTGGCATCAATCTTATAGGCCTGCAACGCCGCGGCTTCAGCAAAGAGGCGCTGCACGCTATCCGTGCCGCGTACAAACTGCTTTACCGTAGCGGTAAGACGCTTGATGAAGTTAAACCGGAGATCGCCGACATCGCACAAGCGCATCCGGAAGTTCAGCCGTTTTACGATTTCTTCGCTCGCTCTACAAGGGGTTTAATTCGTTAA
- the rnhB gene encoding ribonuclease HII → MNEFIYPEARLIAGVDEVGRGPLVGAVVTAAVILDPSRPIVGLGDSKKLSEKRRLALYDEIKDKALSWSLGRAEPEEIDQLNILHATMLAMQRAVAGLHLSPDFVLIDGNRCPALAMPSRAVVKGDSLVPEISAASILAKVTRDREMCELDLQYPQYGFARHKGYPTAVHVEKLAQFGATPQHRRSFAPVRNALLDAELAAAVARTL, encoded by the coding sequence ATGAACGAATTTATCTATCCTGAAGCCCGGCTGATTGCCGGGGTAGATGAAGTGGGCCGTGGCCCGCTGGTCGGCGCGGTGGTGACCGCTGCGGTGATCCTCGATCCTTCCCGACCGATTGTCGGGCTGGGGGATTCAAAAAAACTGTCTGAAAAGCGCCGGCTGGCGCTGTATGACGAGATCAAAGATAAAGCATTGAGCTGGAGCCTGGGGCGCGCAGAGCCGGAAGAAATTGACCAGCTTAATATCCTGCACGCCACCATGCTGGCGATGCAGCGCGCGGTTGCCGGACTGCATCTGTCGCCGGATTTTGTGCTGATTGACGGCAATCGCTGTCCGGCACTGGCTATGCCGAGCCGCGCGGTGGTAAAAGGGGACAGCCTGGTGCCAGAGATTAGCGCCGCCTCTATCCTCGCTAAAGTCACGCGCGACCGTGAAATGTGCGAACTGGATCTGCAGTACCCGCAGTATGGCTTTGCCCGGCATAAAGGCTATCCGACGGCTGTGCATGTGGAAAAACTGGCCCAGTTTGGCGCAACGCCGCAGCACCGCCGCAGCTTTGCCCCGGTACGCAACGCGTTGCTGGATGCCGAACTGGCCGCTGCGGTTGCCCGCACGCTATAA
- the dnaE gene encoding DNA polymerase III subunit alpha produces the protein MAEPRFIHLRVHSDYSMIDGLAKTAPLVKYAAKMGMPAIGITDFTNLCGLVKFYGTAHGQGMKPIIGADFNVNSEAMGDELTQITVLAADNQGYQNLTLLISRAYQRGYGPAGPTIDRDWLAEHQQGLILLSGGRRGDVGKMLLRGNHVQVNECLNFYQQHFPDRYYLELIRTGRPDEETYLHAAVELAVAQSVPVVATNEVCFLAESDFDAHEIRVAIHDGFTLDDPKRPREYSPQQYLRSEEEMCELFSDIPEALENSVEIARRCNVTIRLGEYFLPQFPTGEMTTEDFLVVKSKQGLEERLTFLFPDEKIRAERRPAYDERLDIELNVINQMGFPGYFLIVMEFIQWSKDNDVPVGPGRGSGAGSLVAYALKITDLDPLEFDLLFERFLNPERVSMPDFDVDFCMEKRDLVIEHVAEMYGRQAVSQIITFGTMAAKAVIRDVGRVLGHPYGFVDRISKLVPPDPGMTLEKAFAAEPQLPEIYEADEEVKALIDMARKLEGVTRNAGKHAGGVVIAPTQITDFAPLYCDEHGNHPVTQFDKNDVEYAGLVKFDFLGLRTLTIIDWALAMINARRAKSGEAPIDIAAIPLEDKKSFDMLQRSETTAVFQLESRGMKDLIKRLKPDCFEDMIALVALFRPGPLQSGMVDNFIDRKHGREAISYPDIQWQHESLKPVLEPTYGIILYQEQVMQIAQVLAGYSLGGADMLRRAMGKKNPEEMAKQRGGFEDGAKARGIDGELAIKIFDLVEKFAGYGFNKSHSAAYALVSYQTLWLKAHYPAEFMAAVMTADMDNTEKVVGLVDECWRMGLKVLPPDINSGLYQFHVNDEGEIVYGIGAIKGVGEGPIEAIIEARNEGGYFRELFDLCARTDTKKMNRRMLEKLIMSGAFDRLGPHRAALMSALPDALKAADQHAKAEAIGQVDMFGVLAEAPEQVEQSYSDVKPWPEQIQLDGERETLGLYLTGHPINQYLKEIERYVGGQRLKDMHPTERGKMTTAAGLVVAARVMVTKRGNRIGICTLDDRSGRLEVMLFTDALDKFQHMLEKDRILIVSGQVSFDDFNGGLKMMARDMIDIDEAREKYARGLAISLTDRQIDGQLLNRLRQSLEPYRSGTIPVHLYYQREDARARLRFGATWRVSPSDRLLNDLRSLIGSEQVELEFD, from the coding sequence ATGGCCGAACCTCGTTTTATTCATTTACGCGTCCACAGCGACTATTCCATGATCGATGGGCTGGCGAAAACGGCCCCGCTGGTGAAATACGCGGCAAAAATGGGTATGCCGGCCATCGGCATTACGGATTTCACCAACCTGTGCGGGCTGGTGAAGTTTTACGGAACGGCCCACGGTCAGGGCATGAAGCCGATTATCGGTGCGGATTTCAACGTCAATAGTGAAGCGATGGGCGATGAGCTGACGCAAATCACCGTGCTGGCCGCCGATAACCAGGGCTATCAAAACCTGACGCTGTTGATCTCACGCGCCTACCAGCGTGGCTACGGGCCGGCGGGGCCGACCATCGATCGTGACTGGCTGGCCGAGCATCAGCAGGGCCTGATCCTGCTCTCAGGCGGTCGTCGTGGCGATGTCGGCAAAATGCTGCTGCGCGGTAACCATGTCCAGGTTAACGAGTGCCTGAATTTCTATCAGCAACATTTTCCCGATCGCTACTATCTTGAACTCATCCGCACCGGACGCCCCGACGAAGAGACGTATCTGCACGCGGCGGTTGAACTGGCGGTGGCGCAGAGCGTGCCCGTTGTCGCCACCAACGAGGTCTGTTTCCTGGCTGAATCAGACTTTGATGCCCATGAGATCCGTGTAGCGATCCATGATGGCTTCACCCTTGACGATCCCAAACGTCCGCGTGAATACAGCCCGCAGCAGTATCTGCGCAGCGAGGAGGAGATGTGCGAGCTGTTCTCGGACATTCCTGAAGCGCTGGAAAACAGCGTTGAGATTGCGCGGCGCTGCAACGTCACGATACGTCTTGGCGAATATTTCCTGCCGCAGTTCCCCACCGGCGAGATGACCACGGAAGATTTCCTCGTGGTGAAATCGAAACAGGGCCTGGAAGAGCGTCTTACGTTCCTGTTCCCGGATGAAAAAATACGTGCCGAGCGCCGTCCAGCCTATGATGAACGTCTGGATATTGAGCTGAACGTAATCAATCAGATGGGCTTTCCCGGCTACTTCCTGATTGTGATGGAGTTCATCCAGTGGTCGAAGGATAATGATGTGCCGGTCGGGCCTGGGCGCGGTTCGGGTGCCGGTTCGCTGGTGGCCTATGCGCTGAAGATCACCGACCTCGATCCGCTGGAGTTTGATCTACTGTTTGAACGTTTCCTCAACCCGGAACGTGTTTCAATGCCCGACTTTGACGTCGACTTCTGCATGGAAAAACGTGACCTGGTGATTGAGCACGTTGCGGAAATGTATGGTCGTCAGGCCGTCTCTCAGATTATCACTTTTGGTACTATGGCGGCGAAAGCGGTGATCCGTGACGTCGGGCGCGTGCTGGGGCATCCATACGGGTTTGTTGACCGCATCTCCAAGCTGGTGCCGCCCGATCCGGGTATGACGCTGGAAAAAGCCTTTGCGGCTGAACCGCAGCTGCCGGAAATTTACGAGGCGGACGAAGAGGTTAAGGCGCTGATCGATATGGCGCGTAAGCTGGAAGGCGTCACGCGTAACGCCGGTAAACATGCCGGGGGCGTGGTGATTGCACCCACGCAGATCACTGATTTTGCCCCGCTGTACTGCGATGAGCACGGCAACCACCCGGTTACCCAGTTCGATAAGAACGATGTCGAGTATGCCGGGCTGGTGAAGTTCGACTTCCTGGGCCTGCGCACGCTGACCATCATCGACTGGGCGCTGGCGATGATTAACGCCCGCCGAGCAAAAAGCGGTGAGGCGCCGATCGATATCGCGGCGATCCCGCTTGAAGATAAAAAAAGTTTCGATATGCTGCAACGCTCGGAGACCACTGCGGTATTCCAGCTTGAATCGCGCGGCATGAAGGATTTGATCAAGCGCCTGAAGCCTGACTGTTTTGAGGATATGATCGCGCTGGTGGCCCTGTTCCGTCCGGGGCCGTTACAGTCCGGCATGGTTGATAACTTTATTGACCGTAAGCACGGGCGCGAAGCGATATCCTACCCGGATATTCAGTGGCAGCATGAGTCGCTGAAGCCGGTGCTGGAGCCGACCTACGGTATTATCCTGTATCAGGAGCAGGTGATGCAGATAGCCCAGGTCCTGGCCGGCTACAGCCTGGGCGGGGCGGACATGCTGCGCCGCGCGATGGGTAAAAAGAATCCGGAAGAGATGGCCAAGCAGCGTGGCGGCTTTGAGGACGGGGCGAAAGCGCGCGGCATAGACGGCGAGCTGGCGATTAAGATTTTCGACCTGGTAGAGAAGTTCGCCGGCTACGGCTTTAACAAGTCGCACTCTGCCGCCTATGCGCTGGTTTCCTATCAGACGCTGTGGCTGAAAGCGCATTACCCGGCCGAGTTTATGGCGGCGGTGATGACCGCCGATATGGACAACACCGAAAAGGTGGTTGGCCTGGTGGATGAGTGCTGGCGCATGGGCCTGAAGGTGCTGCCGCCGGATATCAATTCCGGCTTGTATCAGTTCCATGTGAATGACGAAGGCGAAATTGTTTACGGCATCGGTGCGATCAAAGGGGTCGGTGAAGGCCCGATCGAAGCGATAATTGAGGCGCGCAACGAGGGCGGTTATTTCCGCGAGCTGTTTGACCTTTGCGCCCGTACCGATACCAAAAAAATGAACCGCCGGATGCTGGAAAAGCTGATTATGTCCGGTGCGTTTGATCGTTTAGGCCCGCATCGTGCTGCCCTAATGAGCGCGCTGCCGGATGCGTTAAAAGCCGCCGACCAGCACGCTAAGGCCGAGGCGATTGGTCAGGTCGATATGTTTGGCGTGCTGGCTGAAGCCCCGGAGCAGGTGGAACAGTCATATTCCGACGTGAAGCCGTGGCCGGAACAAATTCAGCTGGATGGTGAAAGGGAAACCCTGGGGCTTTACTTAACCGGTCACCCGATCAACCAGTATCTGAAAGAAATTGAGCGTTATGTCGGTGGACAGCGCCTGAAAGACATGCACCCGACCGAGCGTGGTAAAATGACTACCGCAGCCGGTCTGGTGGTGGCGGCCCGTGTGATGGTAACTAAACGCGGTAACCGTATTGGCATCTGCACGCTGGATGACCGTTCTGGTCGTCTGGAGGTGATGTTATTTACAGATGCGTTAGACAAGTTCCAGCATATGCTGGAGAAAGACCGTATCCTGATCGTCAGTGGGCAGGTCAGCTTCGATGACTTCAACGGCGGGCTAAAAATGATGGCCCGCGATATGATAGACATCGATGAAGCACGCGAAAAATATGCGCGCGGGCTTGCTATCTCGCTGACGGACAGGCAAATTGATGGCCAGCTTTTAAACCGTCTCCGTCAATCCCTTGAACCTTATCGTTCGGGGACAATTCCGGTACATCTCTACTATCAGAGAGAGGATGCGCGCGCCAGGTTGCGCTTTGGTGCAACCTGGCGCGTGTCGCCGAGCGATCGTTTGTTAAACGATCTGCGGTCGTTGATAGGATCGGAGCAGGTGGAACTGGAGTTTGACTAA
- the lpxB gene encoding lipid-A-disaccharide synthase: protein MPKHPLTIALVAGETSGDILGAGLIRALKEKHPDARFVGVAGPLMQSEGCEAWYEMEELAVMGIVEVLGRLRRLLHIRRDLTRRFTALKPDVFVGIDAPDFNITLEGRLKQQGIRTIHYVSPSVWAWRQKRVFKIGRATDLVLAFLPFEKAFYDRFNVPCRFIGHTMADAMPIVPDKQAARRELGIAPQALCLALLPGSRSAEVEMLSADFLKTAMLLREKYPQLEIVVPLVNPRRRAQFEAIKAEVAADLPMHLLDGKGREAMLASDAALLASGTAALECMLAKCPMVVGYRMKPFTFWLAKRLVKTDYVSLPNLLAGRELVPELLQDECQPQRLAAALEPLLAQGETRDTLLATFAELHHQIRWNADEQAAAAVLELCR, encoded by the coding sequence ATGCCAAAGCATCCCTTAACGATTGCCCTTGTCGCCGGAGAAACTTCCGGCGATATTCTTGGTGCCGGTCTTATCCGCGCATTGAAAGAGAAACATCCTGACGCCCGTTTTGTTGGCGTAGCCGGGCCGCTGATGCAGTCCGAAGGGTGTGAAGCCTGGTATGAGATGGAAGAGCTGGCGGTCATGGGCATCGTTGAGGTGCTGGGCCGTCTGCGCCGTCTGCTTCATATCCGCCGCGATCTCACCCGCCGCTTTACCGCTTTGAAGCCCGATGTCTTTGTTGGCATTGATGCGCCTGATTTCAACATTACCCTGGAAGGGCGGCTGAAGCAGCAGGGCATCCGCACTATTCATTACGTCAGCCCTTCGGTTTGGGCCTGGCGTCAAAAACGCGTGTTTAAAATTGGCCGAGCTACCGACCTGGTGCTGGCATTTTTACCGTTTGAAAAAGCGTTTTACGACCGTTTTAACGTGCCGTGTCGCTTTATTGGTCATACTATGGCAGACGCAATGCCGATCGTGCCCGATAAGCAGGCCGCGCGCCGTGAGTTGGGCATTGCGCCACAGGCTCTGTGCCTGGCGCTGCTGCCCGGCAGCCGCAGCGCCGAAGTCGAGATGCTAAGCGCCGATTTTCTCAAAACGGCGATGCTGCTGCGGGAAAAATATCCGCAGCTGGAAATCGTCGTACCGCTGGTCAATCCGCGCCGCCGCGCGCAGTTTGAAGCGATTAAAGCCGAGGTGGCGGCGGATTTGCCGATGCACCTGCTGGACGGCAAAGGCCGTGAGGCGATGCTGGCAAGCGATGCTGCCCTGCTGGCCTCCGGCACGGCCGCGCTGGAGTGTATGCTGGCAAAATGCCCGATGGTGGTCGGCTACCGTATGAAACCCTTCACGTTTTGGCTGGCAAAACGGCTGGTGAAAACGGATTATGTTTCACTGCCCAATCTGCTGGCGGGCCGTGAGCTGGTGCCGGAGCTGTTGCAGGATGAATGCCAACCGCAGCGGCTGGCGGCCGCGTTAGAGCCGCTGCTCGCCCAGGGGGAAACTCGTGATACGCTATTGGCCACCTTTGCCGAGCTGCATCATCAAATCCGCTGGAACGCCGATGAGCAGGCGGCAGCGGCGGTACTGGAGCTGTGTCGATGA